A genomic region of Natronoarchaeum mannanilyticum contains the following coding sequences:
- a CDS encoding geranylgeranylglycerol-phosphate geranylgeranyltransferase has product MNVGARIRGYVEVTRPGNAVAAGVLTFVGAFVAGGVVARPVDAGAAIAATMLATGAGNAINDYFDREIDRINQPDRPIPRGAVSPRGALAFSLALFVGAIALALTLPRLALAIAAVNLLALIAYTKLFKGLPGVGNAVVAYLGGSAFLFGGAAVGNVGPSAVLFALAALSTLTREIVKDVEDVAGDREEGLNTLPIAIGERRSLHVAAALLVVAVAASPLPYLLEIFGAAYLLVVVPADAVMLLAVAKSYTDPTAGQEYLKYGMFVAALAFVVGRAAVVAGAQA; this is encoded by the coding sequence CGGCCGGCGTGCTGACGTTCGTGGGCGCGTTCGTCGCGGGCGGCGTCGTCGCTCGGCCGGTCGACGCCGGAGCGGCGATCGCGGCCACGATGCTGGCGACCGGCGCCGGGAACGCGATCAACGACTACTTCGACCGAGAGATAGATCGCATCAACCAGCCCGATCGGCCCATCCCGCGGGGCGCCGTGAGCCCGCGGGGCGCGCTGGCGTTCAGCCTGGCGCTGTTCGTCGGCGCGATCGCGCTGGCGCTGACGCTGCCGCGGCTCGCGCTGGCGATCGCGGCGGTCAACCTGCTCGCGCTGATCGCGTACACGAAACTGTTCAAGGGGCTGCCGGGTGTTGGCAACGCGGTCGTGGCGTACCTCGGCGGAAGCGCGTTCCTGTTCGGCGGCGCCGCCGTCGGGAACGTCGGCCCGTCGGCCGTGCTGTTCGCGCTCGCCGCGCTGTCGACGCTGACCCGTGAGATCGTCAAGGACGTCGAGGACGTCGCCGGCGACCGCGAGGAGGGGCTCAACACCCTACCGATCGCGATCGGGGAGCGCCGTTCGCTCCACGTCGCCGCCGCGCTGCTGGTCGTGGCCGTCGCGGCGAGCCCGCTGCCCTACCTCCTCGAGATCTTCGGCGCGGCGTATCTCCTGGTCGTGGTGCCGGCCGACGCCGTGATGCTGCTGGCAGTGGCCAAAAGTTACACCGATCCGACCGCCGGTCAGGAGTACCTCAAGTACGGAATGTTCGTCGCGGCGCTGGCATTCGTGGTCGGTCGCGCCGCCGTCGTCGCGGGGGCGCAAGCGTAG